A single genomic interval of Candidatus Caldatribacterium sp. harbors:
- a CDS encoding DJ-1/PfpI/YhbO family deglycase/protease, translated as MSRRRVIILVENQYQELELWYPLLRLQEEGVEAKLVGPGVEEAFLGRHGFPAKAEMVTSSVSPRDFDGVIVPGGFAPDYLRRLPVVTNLVREMYQQGKLIGALSRGPWVLISADIVRGKRVAGLVSIRDDVNNAGGEFVDAPVVVDGNIITARGPSELPLFMREVLSFLWRSRPRLNEPHPDGWLVDGSGNILSLGQILRGKPALILFFDSSFSPRGANFLPKYSEWAQRVEAKGGLFIGISTDSIFTHREFQNRFSLSFPLYSDVFLEVTKAFGVLGTNGLAEWAVFLVDAHGVLRFAERCPGGDIENLPGFQRKFESIFG; from the coding sequence ATGAGTCGCCGGCGTGTCATCATCCTTGTGGAAAACCAGTACCAGGAGCTTGAGCTCTGGTACCCTCTCCTGCGACTCCAGGAGGAAGGTGTGGAGGCAAAACTTGTGGGTCCCGGGGTTGAGGAAGCTTTCCTTGGTCGCCACGGCTTCCCGGCAAAGGCGGAGATGGTGACATCGTCAGTATCCCCAAGGGATTTCGACGGAGTTATTGTTCCTGGAGGTTTTGCGCCCGACTACCTCCGTCGGCTTCCTGTGGTGACGAATCTCGTGCGGGAGATGTACCAGCAGGGGAAGCTCATCGGAGCTCTTTCCCGGGGTCCATGGGTCCTCATTTCTGCGGACATCGTTCGAGGGAAGCGGGTGGCAGGACTTGTTTCCATTCGGGACGATGTGAACAACGCGGGAGGGGAATTCGTGGACGCTCCGGTGGTGGTTGACGGGAATATCATCACCGCTCGTGGACCGAGTGAGCTACCCCTCTTTATGCGGGAAGTGCTCTCTTTCCTCTGGCGGAGCCGTCCCCGCCTCAACGAGCCCCATCCGGATGGATGGCTTGTTGACGGGTCAGGGAACATTCTTTCCCTTGGACAAATTCTCCGAGGAAAGCCTGCGCTCATTCTCTTTTTCGACTCCAGTTTCAGTCCTCGAGGGGCCAACTTCCTCCCCAAGTACAGCGAGTGGGCGCAAAGGGTTGAAGCCAAAGGCGGTCTCTTCATAGGAATCAGCACCGACAGCATCTTCACCCATCGAGAGTTCCAAAACCGCTTCTCCCTTTCTTTTCCTCTCTACAGCGATGTTTTTCTCGAAGTGACCAAAGCTTTTGGAGTTCTCGGCACCAATGGTCTCGCAGAGTGGGCTGTGTTCCTTGTCGATGCTCATGGGGTGTTGCGTTTTGCCGAGCGTTGTCCAGGGGGCGATATCGAAAACCTTCCTGGCTTCCAGCGGAAATTCGAAAGTATTTTCGGGTAG
- a CDS encoding DUF4416 family protein: MGEVRPPQPVKLFIATLYEDREVLNSVLPSLVARFGDIEWQSDPIPFTYTDYYRDIGERLLRVFLVFRDLIDPGTLPEIKLFTNELERATADANHPRRINLDPGYFDGGKIVLATTKNFSHRVYIGKGIYAEATIKWEKGDFHPFPYTYPDYQSEAYRPILRKIRELYRASLKTWSSNPKSA, encoded by the coding sequence ATGGGAGAAGTGCGACCTCCACAACCGGTGAAGCTCTTCATTGCCACCCTCTACGAGGATAGGGAAGTTCTCAACTCTGTTCTTCCAAGCCTTGTCGCACGTTTTGGCGATATCGAATGGCAGAGCGATCCCATTCCTTTCACGTACACCGACTACTACCGGGACATCGGGGAACGGCTCCTCCGTGTTTTCCTTGTCTTTCGGGACCTCATAGACCCTGGAACTCTTCCGGAAATCAAACTCTTCACCAACGAACTTGAGAGAGCAACCGCCGATGCGAATCACCCTCGCCGTATTAACCTTGATCCCGGTTACTTTGACGGAGGAAAAATTGTCCTTGCCACCACGAAGAACTTCTCCCACCGGGTGTACATTGGGAAAGGAATCTACGCCGAGGCGACCATCAAGTGGGAGAAAGGCGATTTCCATCCCTTCCCGTATACGTATCCGGATTACCAGAGCGAGGCGTACCGCCCGATCCTTCGGAAAATCCGCGAACTCTACCGGGCTTCCCTGAAAACCTGGTCCTCGAATCCGAAAAGCGCCTGA
- a CDS encoding ferritin family protein → MAFRFSPKEILTMATELERRGIAFYEVLEKKTTREEGKRIFRFLADEERRHLEIFSKLLENAPDTIIDEDGEASRYLGAIVESGVLHKVLQGELNPEALGILEALDIGIQVEKESILFYQGFLPFVASEKKNWVEEVVAEERRHLVQLSALKEEVSRGMSGA, encoded by the coding sequence GTGGCTTTTCGTTTCTCACCGAAGGAAATCCTCACCATGGCCACAGAGCTTGAGAGACGAGGTATTGCCTTCTACGAGGTGTTGGAGAAAAAAACAACTCGGGAGGAAGGAAAGAGAATTTTTCGGTTTTTAGCGGATGAGGAACGGAGGCACCTTGAGATTTTTTCGAAGCTTCTTGAGAATGCTCCGGACACGATTATCGACGAGGACGGAGAAGCCTCCCGGTACCTTGGGGCTATTGTGGAGAGTGGAGTGTTGCATAAGGTTCTCCAGGGGGAGCTAAATCCGGAGGCCTTGGGAATTCTCGAGGCCCTTGATATCGGCATTCAGGTGGAGAAAGAGAGCATTCTGTTCTACCAGGGTTTTCTTCCTTTCGTGGCTTCTGAGAAGAAGAACTGGGTCGAAGAGGTTGTAGCTGAGGAACGACGGCACCTCGTCCAGTTGAGCGCTCTGAAAGAGGAGGTTTCCAGGGGGATGAGCGGAGCATGA
- a CDS encoding thioredoxin family protein: MFLEDKDRRTLEAYLAANLVHPVTLRFFTQELECATCRDVRALLEEVVSLSPLLSLTVHNFLLEKDKALTFHIDKIPAFTVEGEKDYGIRFFGIPSGYEFSGLVETLVFVSQRATDLSEDTKAFLRTLAKDVHIQVFVTPTCPFCPQAVVLGHKMAFESEHVSSSMVEVLEFPHLAYRYGVRAVPKIVINETVAIEGAVPEAFLVQKIIEALS; encoded by the coding sequence ATGTTCCTTGAAGACAAGGATCGCCGGACTCTTGAGGCTTACCTTGCTGCAAATCTCGTGCATCCCGTGACGCTCCGTTTCTTTACTCAGGAGCTTGAGTGTGCGACTTGCCGTGATGTACGAGCCCTGCTTGAGGAAGTTGTTTCTCTTTCTCCTCTCCTTTCTCTTACGGTCCACAATTTCCTTCTTGAAAAGGATAAGGCTTTGACATTCCACATCGATAAAATTCCGGCCTTTACCGTGGAAGGGGAAAAGGATTACGGCATAAGGTTTTTTGGCATTCCCTCAGGATATGAGTTCTCAGGGTTGGTAGAGACCCTCGTTTTTGTCTCGCAGAGGGCGACGGACCTTTCTGAGGATACTAAAGCCTTTCTGAGGACACTCGCCAAAGATGTGCACATTCAAGTTTTTGTCACTCCCACCTGTCCCTTTTGTCCCCAGGCGGTCGTTTTAGGGCATAAGATGGCCTTCGAAAGCGAGCACGTTTCTTCGAGTATGGTAGAAGTCCTTGAATTCCCCCACCTCGCGTACCGCTACGGAGTACGGGCGGTTCCAAAGATTGTCATCAACGAGACGGTGGCCATTGAGGGAGCGGTTCCCGAGGCTTTCTTGGTGCAGAAAATCATAGAAGCACTCTCGTGA
- a CDS encoding ABC transporter ATP-binding protein, which produces MKGRGNFARLLRYLLPYWKYVLGALLLAVLGALLNLALPWLVQNTIDRALIAKDLRLLVFIALGVIGIFFIKGVASYVQSFWVSLAGFRVITRLRSELYQHLHNLSVAFFQENPPGEIISRMTNDIAILQNFFSSAFVTMFMDLLLFVGSVVLLFFIHWKLALLSVVVFPLVGLCVDALGKRIRNFSHLLQSRVAALTSLVERTVTGIKVIQSYVSGRYEVEKFEQENEMNFYLAMKQAKAKALFNPLVELVASCGVTAVIWYGGREVIRGILTPGELIAFLGYLAIASSPLSRFSSGFQLLQQGLASLERIFEFLDTTSNVPDLEDGIELREFKDSIRFRDVSFSYRGEKILKNFSLEIRKGEKIGIVGPSGAGKSTIINLLLRFYDPDSGSIEIDGVDIRKIKLSSLRNLIGVVLQDALVLGGTVRENILYGNLNASEEDVLRAAVKAKAHEFIVQLEHGYDTNVGEGGCCLSGGQRQRIAIARAFLKNPPILVFDEATSNLDPESERYILETIAQIEEDKTVIIVAHSLRMVKDLDRIVVVADGEVQGEGTHETLLRSHPLYQALFGFEDQVFREAR; this is translated from the coding sequence ATGAAGGGTAGAGGAAATTTCGCGCGACTTTTGCGGTACCTCCTCCCGTACTGGAAGTACGTTCTTGGAGCATTGCTCCTTGCAGTGCTTGGGGCGCTCCTTAACCTTGCTCTGCCTTGGCTTGTGCAGAATACCATCGACCGGGCCCTCATTGCCAAAGACCTCAGACTTCTTGTTTTCATCGCCCTGGGGGTAATTGGAATTTTCTTCATTAAGGGAGTTGCGTCATACGTGCAGAGTTTCTGGGTATCTCTTGCCGGATTTCGAGTTATCACAAGACTCCGGTCTGAGCTCTACCAGCACCTCCACAACCTCTCGGTGGCCTTCTTCCAGGAGAATCCTCCGGGGGAAATCATCTCCCGAATGACAAACGACATTGCGATCTTGCAGAACTTCTTTTCCAGTGCCTTCGTTACCATGTTCATGGATTTGCTCCTTTTTGTAGGTTCTGTCGTGCTTCTCTTTTTCATTCACTGGAAACTCGCCCTTCTCTCGGTCGTTGTTTTCCCCCTTGTGGGGCTCTGTGTCGATGCCCTTGGTAAAAGGATCCGGAACTTTTCCCACCTCCTCCAGAGCCGGGTTGCCGCTTTGACCTCTCTTGTGGAACGAACGGTAACCGGCATCAAGGTCATCCAGTCGTACGTGAGCGGGCGCTACGAGGTGGAGAAATTCGAGCAGGAGAACGAGATGAACTTCTACCTTGCCATGAAGCAGGCAAAGGCCAAAGCCCTTTTCAACCCCCTTGTGGAACTCGTTGCTTCGTGCGGTGTGACGGCCGTCATCTGGTATGGGGGAAGAGAGGTTATTCGGGGTATTCTCACCCCCGGGGAACTCATCGCCTTTCTGGGATACCTTGCCATTGCCTCCTCCCCGTTGTCCCGATTCTCCTCGGGTTTCCAGCTCCTCCAGCAGGGGCTTGCATCCCTTGAGCGAATTTTTGAATTTTTGGATACTACCTCGAATGTTCCCGATCTTGAGGATGGAATAGAACTCAGGGAGTTCAAGGATTCCATTCGCTTTCGAGATGTTTCCTTCTCGTACCGGGGCGAGAAAATTCTGAAGAACTTCTCCCTGGAGATTCGCAAAGGTGAAAAAATAGGCATTGTCGGCCCGAGTGGAGCCGGAAAAAGCACCATCATCAATCTCCTCCTCCGCTTCTACGACCCCGACTCAGGGAGCATAGAAATCGACGGGGTAGATATCCGCAAGATCAAGCTCTCGTCGCTTCGAAACCTCATCGGGGTGGTGCTCCAGGATGCCCTTGTTCTTGGAGGAACGGTCCGGGAGAACATTCTCTACGGCAACCTCAACGCTTCTGAGGAGGACGTGCTGCGGGCTGCCGTAAAGGCCAAAGCCCACGAATTCATCGTGCAGCTTGAGCATGGTTACGATACCAATGTGGGAGAGGGAGGGTGCTGTCTTTCGGGGGGCCAGAGGCAGCGTATCGCCATTGCCCGGGCCTTTCTCAAGAATCCCCCAATCCTCGTGTTCGACGAAGCAACTTCAAACCTCGATCCCGAGTCGGAACGGTACATTCTGGAAACCATTGCGCAAATCGAAGAGGACAAAACGGTCATCATTGTGGCTCATTCTCTGCGCATGGTGAAAGACCTTGATCGGATTGTTGTCGTTGCCGATGGGGAGGTCCAGGGAGAGGGAACGCACGAAACCCTCCTTCGTTCCCATCCACTGTATCAGGCGCTTTTCGGATTCGAGGACCAGGTTTTCAGGGAAGCCCGGTAG